Genomic window (Candidatus Poribacteria bacterium):
TCCTCATATTGTTTAGTTTCGGCTCGAGTCGCTTTACGAGCAGAAATGATACGGATATTCATGTAGTGTTCAGTTTCATCAGTAGTGTGTATAACAACAAGTAAAATACCGTTTCTGTCGAAACCTAAAGTTATCCAACGATCTTCAGTATCACTATGATCTTCATCAAAAATGGTAATTTGATTTGGATCTTGAAAAACAGTTGTTGCTTGTACAAAAGAGATCCTGTGCCTTTGCTTGTTTTGCTTTTCTTTCTCAATATGCCATGCAAAACTATATCGCAACTGTGACTCCTGGACTAAACCCTAATGTTGCAGCGTCTGTGAGATGAAAAGTTTCGTGCGTTCGTGCTGTGGGTTATCAAAGAAATCTGCGGGTGCTGCTTCCTCTATAACCACACCTTCATCAAAGAACATGACACGATCCGCCACTTCCCGAGCAAATCCCATTTCATGCGTAACAACGAGCATCGTCATGCCGGAGTGTGCAAGCTCGCGCATCACGTCTAATACTTCCGAGATCATCTCAGGGTCCAAGGCACTCGTCGGCTCGTCAAAGAGCATAATCTTCGGTTCCATCGCCAATGCTCTTGCGATTGCGACGCGCTGTTGTTGACCGCCCGAAATTTCTGCGGGATACTTGTACGCTTGATCCGCAATATCCACCCGTTCTAAAAGCGATAAAGCGATCTCTTCTGCTTCGCTTTTCGTCAGTTTCCTGACCCGGATCGGACCTAAGGTTATATTCTCCAAGTTCGTCAGATGCGGAAACAGGTTAAACTGTTGAAATACCATACCGACTTCTTGACGGATAAGGTTGATGTTGCGGAGATCGTCGGTGAGTTCTACCCCGTCAATGATAATTGTGCCGCGCTGATGCTCCTCCAGACGGTTCAGTGTCCGAATGAATGTGGACTTCCCTGAGCCAGAAGGACCACAGATTACCGCCCTTTCGCCTTTTTGGAATGAGGTGGTAATCCCTTTGAGGACATGGAAATCGTCAAACCATTTGTGGACATCCTCACACATAATAATTGGATCGTTCGACGTGTTTTCGTTTTCTGCCATTTTTAGATTCCTTGTTAGATGTTCTTATAGGGGCGAGGTAACCTCGCCCCTACTCTACAAGTTTTAGTGCTTTCCAACGCCCAAGTCTGTCTCAATGTCTTGGCTGGCATAGGAGATCGCATAACAGAAAACAAAATAGATAACTGCGGCGAACAGATAGACCTCCGCTTGCAGTCCGAGCCAGTCCAGATTAGCGATGACGCTTTTAGAGACACCCAAGAGATCAATGAGTCCGATGATAGCGACGAGGGATGTATCCTTAAATAAAGCAATGAATTGTCCAACAATCGCTGGGATAACTGACCGAAGTGCTTGCGGTAAGACGATAAATAGCGTCGTCTGCACATAGTTAAGTCCTACGGCTTGTGCGGCTTCATGTTGGCCCCTTGGAACCCCTTGAAGTCCGCCACGAACATTCTCTGCCATGTAGGCGGCGGAAAAGAGAGTTATGCCGATCATCATCCGTAAAACTTGGTTAATATCAAGCCCCGGCATGAATATCGGGATTAGGACGTTGCCCATGAATAGGATTGTTATCAACGGCACCCCGCGAACGGTCTCAATGTAAGTCGTTGAAACCCATCGGATAGCAGGGAGATTGCTCTGACGGCAGAGTGCTAAAAATACGCCAAGTGGGAAAGAAACGACGATACCTACAACCGCTAAGATCAATGTGAGAAGCAGTCCGCCCCAATTGCTTGTCAGAACACCATTCTCCCCGAACCCACGTAACACCACCATGATTACTGGGAAAGAGAGTATCCACGCTCCCAAAATCCAAGGTCGCAAACCTGTTCTGCCACGTCCAAGGAAGAACGAAACCGCTATCATAGCGATCGCGCCTAAAAGCCATCCTCGCGTTGAGAATTCAAAAGGGAGAAGCGCACTGATAAACCAAACCCCACTGAGAACAACAGCAAATCGGCGTACCAAACCACCCCAGAGCCCAGCACTTAAACCTATGAGCACACTTAAAATATAAATCGCGTTCCATACGCGCCATATCTGTTCTTGTGGGTAAGACCCGACCATAAAGAGCCGAAAATTCGCTGGGATCACATCCCATTCCGCTTCGGTAAACGCCCAAGTCAGAAGCCCTTTAAAAGCAAAGAATAGGAGCACAAGAGCCAAGCAAGTCAAGAACACGTTGTACCAAGTATTAAATAAATTGTCCTTGAGCCATCGCGCTGCGCCTTTTGTGTTGGCGGGTGGTTTAATTTCTTGTGTGAGCTCTCGTTCTTCCACTGTGTAATATGCCTTTCTAATTAGTTATCAGTTATCAGTACTCAGTTAAGAGATTATGGGATAAGCGGACACCTCTTTTACTGATGACTGACAATCGATAGCTGATAACTATTCTTCAGTTATCGACCAATTCGAGTAATCCGACGGTTATACCAATTCATAGCTGCCGATGTCGTCAAACTCATCACCAGATAACTGACCATGATCATCGCGAAAACAGGAATGGATTGCCCCGTCTGAGTCATCATAGTATTTCCTGCATAAACCAGATCAGGGAAAGCGATTGCAACCGCTAAACTTGAGTTCTTCGCGAGGTTCAGGTACTGACTTGTGAGCGGCGGCACGATAATAGGAACAGCCTGCGGTAGAACAACCAAGCGTAAGGTCTGTGAGTCATTTAAACCAACCGCTCTCGCGGCTTCTTTTTGCCCCTTGACGACTGATTGTATACCACTTCTCACGATTTCGGCAATGAATGCGCTTGTATATATGGAGAGTGCAATTAAAAGGGCAGAGAACTCCGGTGTAAAACGTATCCCGCCTTGATAGTTGAAACCTTGCAGTGTTGGTAAATCGAGTGTAAAGGGGCTGCCCGGTGTGAAAAACCATCCACAGAGTGAAACGATAAGGAACGCAGGAAGTGCCCATTTTGCGCGAAAGCCAGGGCGATCTAATTGTTGAAGTTGCCGCCACCGCACAATATAGAGAATCACCCCAAGGAGTAAACCTGCACCGAGAAACCATAGCCAAATTTTCAGTCCTGGTGTCGGTTCAGGCGAAGGTAGATATATGCCTCGGTTATTAATGACCACACCTTTGAAAAGCGAGATACTTTCCTTGACCTTGGGAAGTTGTGCGACTACGGCGGTATACCAAAATAGAATCTGGAGCAAAAGCGGAATGTTACGGAAACATTCCACATAGACAGTGGCTATCGTTCGGATTAACCAGTTGCTCGACAGGCGAGCAATGCCGAAAAGGAGTCCGATAAGTGTAGCACAGACAATCCCTATGATACTGACTCTGAGGGTGTTCAGGATCCCAACCCAGAACGCTTTCAGATAGGTATCCGAGGGGTCATAAGGGATACCCTCTGAAATGTCAAACCCGGCTTCATCTTGGAGGAAATTGAGGTTCAGCGTCAGCCCAAGCCCGCGGAGCCCCTCTAACATGTTCTTGTAAAGGATTGCTAACAACAGGATTACACCGAACAAGAAGAGAACCTGAAGCAGGATCCGCAAAACTCGGACATCTCGCCAAAAAGGGATTTTTCCCGATACAACTGTATGTGAATTATTTTCCATCTTTTTTCTGTCGAAACGTCACTGGGAAACGCCCCTTACATTTCATGGGTTTGAACACTTGGTCACACTTTTTGCCAGAAGGTACGGGGTAGGTACAAGACCTACCCCTACGGGGTACGGGGAAAAATCCATGCTTAAACATCCGAGACTTATTAGGTAGCAACTTGGGTTGGTATAGTTAGCATGCGACTTCGTTCTATCGAAACGGTATCGCGTAAAGTAAACCACCCTGCGTCCACGGTTTGTTGACACCACGCGGCAGACCCAGTGGGGTCAGGTTACGTTCAAAAATCTCGCCATAGTTGCCGACAGCAGCGATCACTTGACGCGCCCAGTCTTTCGGCAGACCGAGTTTTTTGCCCATACCTGCACTCTCATCTATACCCAAGAAACGCTTGATTTCAGGGTTCTCTGTTTCAAAGGTGTTGACGTTGGCTTGCATAATGCCGTGTTCTTCGGCAAAGAACGTGGCGTAAACAACCCAACTTACGACATCATTCCACTTGTTATCTCCGTGGACGGTAACAGGACCTAAAGGTTCCTTGGAAATGGTTACGTCAAGAATAATATGGTCGTCTGGATTTTTTAAGGATTGGCGGCGAGAGACTAATTGCGACTTGTCGCTTGTTACCGCATCGCAACGCCCCTGATCGTAACTCTGGTAAAGCGTCTCAGTTTCCTCAAAAACAATAGACTCAACTTCGATCCCTAAGGCACGGGTGGTGTCGGCGAGGTTTAACTCAGTCGTGCTACCAGCGGTGACACCGATCGTGGCACCTGCCAACTCCTTGAGCGAAGTTATACCGAGATCCTTGCGGAGCATAAAACCTTGACCGTCATAAAAGGTTGGCGGCGCGAAGTCAGCACCTAAGTCGGTATCACGGGTCAACGTCCAAGTGGTGTTGCGGATTAAAACATCTATTTCACCTGTCTGAAGGGCGGGAAATCGATCAGCAGCCTTTAGCGGACGAAACTCAACTTTGTCCGGATCACCCAAAACAGCAGCGGCAATCGCTCTGCCGTAATCTACGTCAAAGCCTTTCCATGTACCATCCTGGCTGAGGTAACCGAAACCGGGCAATTCTTTGTTCACACCACAGATCAACCGTCCTCTATTTTTCACTCTATCCAATACACTCTCTTCGCCTCTTGCGAGTAGAGGTGTTATCAATGAAATCGCTAAAACTAACGCGGAAACGCGAAACAAAAATTTACGCACAAAAATCCTCTCTTTTTAGTGTGACCTCTGTCGCAGAGATCGTTTATAGTAGAATCCGAAAATAAGTTTACATTTTGAAAAAACGTACCCTGCTTCATGAACCCTGTAGGAGGGAATTCCGAGTCCCGACTCTTCTCCTAAGGGTGTATAAGTAATTACGGGATCTACCATAATGAAGGACCTTGATTAAGGTCTGTTCTCGTTGTTAACAATTTTATTTGTGCCGCTCTTTTGAAATAGAATAGCGGGAGAGCGGATATTATACTCTACATTTTACCAAACCCTTCCTATGTTGTCAAGCGAATTAATTGAGGAGAGCGAAGTCATTCAGTTCTTCGGTTTCGTAATTTTCTACTTGACATCTGTTCGGAAATTTGCTAAAATGTGAATTAAGTCAACACAAGGAGGCGTAACAGATGAAATTAACGATAAGCGTAATCGTCTTACTCTGTTGCCTATTACCGGTGGCGACGTGGGCAGAACTGCCCCTTGATAAGCTCGCTCTCTATATGTCTTTTGATGACATTCAGGGCAACAAAGTTATGGACGGTTCAGAGCACGGGAATGATGGTACGATTATGAAAGCATCCGTTGCGAAGGGCAAGGGAAAGTACGGCGACGCAATGGAATTTGAAGGCGGAGATAACCACGTACTGATTAAGAATTCAAAGTCGCTCTCAATTGCAGATGAAGTTACAATTTCCGCTTGGGTAAACTGGAACGATGCGCCTGGGAACGGCTGGTTGTGTATAATGGCAAACGGGTCACAAGGTGGACCGTGGGAGAACTACGGACTCTTTGTTAACCGTGGCAGCCGCTACTTCTACTTTACACTCTCTGTAGGTGCTGAGGGTGCCCATAAGGTGATGAATTCTGGAGCCGGTACGACCGAATCTGAAAAATGGACCCACTGTGTCTGTACCTACGATGGCAAAGATGCCAAAATTTATATTGACGGCGATCTAATAAATGAAGCACCGCATGGGGGCAAATTGGTTGCTGGAGATCAAGATTTGCGGCTCGGTCATCGAGGTGGAAGTGGTCATTGGTACAACGGTTTACTTGATGAAATCGCAGTATTTTCGGTCGCTTTGGATGAGGATCAGGTTAAGGAAGCGAGCGGCAACATTGATGAGGCACTTGATGTTGAGGCGCGTGGAAAACTGACAACCGTCTGGGGCAAGGTCAAGGCGGAACGATAATCTGACATCTATGGTTGCTGTCAAAACAGTTTCTAATACAGAAGAAGGGCGGAGTGGAGCGCAACACGGATACTCGATACGGTGTTTGCTCCATTTCGCCCTTGTTTTTCTCTGTCTTGCCTGTTCCGAAGTCGAAGAAGAAGTGGCGCAACCACCCGAAGGTATGGTCCTAATCCCCGCGGGCACCTTTCAAATGGGGAGTACCACCGGCGATGTTGATGAAGCACCTGTGCACATGGTGGAACTTGATGCGTTTTATATCGACCAGCATGAAGTAACAAACGCCGAGTATCGGGTGTTTGTTACTGTTACTGGATATCCTCCGCCACGAGGAATTGGCTATACCGCTGTCTATGAACTTCTCAAACACGGTTACGAGCCGTGGAACGACCCGGATTTCAATCATCCAGACCAACCCGTCACAACAGTGACATGGTTTGATGCTGCTGCCTACTGCGAATGGGCAGGTAAACGGTTACCGACAGAGGCAGAATGGGAAAAGGCAGCGCGCGGTGGCTTGGAAGGGACGCGCTACTCTTGGGGCAACGCTGAACCGAATGACACGACTGCCAACTTTGCCGACAGCCAAACGGAATTTGAGTGGCGGAGTCCAGACGTAAATGACGGATACCTTTTTACCGCACCTGTTGGCATGTTTCAACCCAACGGTTACGGTTTGTTTGATATGGCGGGAAATGTATGGGAGTGGTGTGCGGATTGGTACAGCACGACCTACTACAGCGACGTGCAAAGTGCGGAAAGTCCACTCCGGAATCCGAAGGGACCTGACACCGGTAAACGGCGTGTTTTGCGTGGTGGAACGTGGTATCGTGCGGTACACACGATACGGAATGCTGAACGGATCAGTGATTATCCGAACAATAGTCTGAATGTCGTTGGATTTCGGTGCGCGAAGGATGCACCTTAAGTCTGAAAGCGTGGGATTGATTTCTGCCAGTAATTTTTGATGAACAATTCTTTCCCTTTTGCTGCACTTTCCTTCCTATAATTATTCATTCCATATTGTAGTGTCCACTCTTGAATCTCCATTTTCCACTTGACACTCATCGAAAAATTCCTTAAAATGATATAGCCAAACTTGAACAGAGAGGAAGGAAAATATGCCACAAACTGATGCAAATCAACCGAATGTTATCGTCTTTTTCACCGACCAGCAGCGGTGGGACACTTCTGGATTACACGGCAATCCGCTCGATCTGACCCCCAACTTTGACCAGATGGCGCAACGTGGAACGCATGTCCACCGATCTTTTACCTGCCAACCTGTCTGCGGTCCCGCGCGCTCATGTTTACAAACGGGATTATATGCGACACGTACGGGATGTTTCCGAAACGGTATCCCTTTATCGCCGAACCTCAAGACCCTCGCACACCACTTCGGTGAAGCGGGTTATGCCACTGGGTACATCGGCAAATGGCATCTCTATAGCGGCGGCACTGGACCAGGACCTGTACCCGCTGAGCACCGAGGCGGATATGACTACTGGTTAGCGTCCAACGTCCTCGAGTTCACTTCTGATGCGTATCAAACAACACTTTATGGTAACGATAATCAACCTGTTGATCTCCCCGGCTATCGCGTTGATGCGTTGACCGATGCGGTGATTCGTTACGTTGACCGGCATCAAAACGAACCTTTTTACCTCTTTACGTCATACATTGAACCGCATCACCAAAACCACCTGGACGATTATCCACCGCCTGATGGGTATCGAGAGCGGTACGCAGGGAAATGGATACCACCGGATCTTGCCGCGCTCGGTGGCTCGACGCACCAGCACTTAGGCGGCTACTACGGTATGGTGAAAAGACTGGACGAGGCACTCGGCAGACTTTTAGATGCACTCAAGAGCCTCCACCTCCTCGATAATACTATTATCCTCTTTACTTCTGATCACGGATGTCACTTCAAAACACGGAATGGTGAATACAAACGCTCATGCCATGAAAGTTCTATCCGTGTACCGACTGCGTTCCACGGAGTTGAGTTCATAGGTGGTGGGCAAATACAAGAATTGGTTAGCCTCGTAGATCTTCCTCCGACGCTCCTTGATGCCGCGGGTTTGGAAGTTCCCTCTGAAATGCAAGGTAGGTCTATTCTGCCGCTGGTGCGCGGGGAAACAGATGACTGGCCAGAGGAGGTTTTCGTCCAAATTAGTGAGGCGCAGGTCGGACGTGCTGTTCGTACCCAACGCTGGAAATACGGTGTGGATGCTCCGAATAAGAACGGCGGCAGTGATGCCGGATCCGATCGATATGTTGAGCAATATCTCTACGACCTTCAAGCGGATCCCTACGAGTTGCGGAACCTTGTTGGATTGCAATCGCATGAACCTGTAACAGCGGTGATGCGGGAACGGCTTATTCGGCGGATGTTGGAGGCGGGCGAAGAGGCACCGACAGTTGAACCGGCACCGACACAAAGAAGCGGACAACGCAGCGTCTCTGAAGCAGAAGCGAACAGTTAAAAAAGTCAGAACTATGATTTCTGTGATTTATTGATTCGTGTGATGTAAGTCAGATAATTCATGAATCCCGGTTCAGACAGATGAGCAAAGGACCCGAATTTAAAATATGAAAATTACAGATGTTAAGACCTTGGTCATGGGGACCAGTTGGCGTAATTTAACCTTCGTCAAAGTTGAGACTGATGAAGGCTTGACCGGTATCAGTGAGGTGCGGATGAACAACCGCACCGATGCGCTTGTTGCCTACATTGATGGTGCGAAGAAACGGCATGTCATTGGGAGCGATCCATTCAATACGGAGGACCTCTACCAACGCCTATTTCGGGACGATTACGGACGCGCAGGTGAAATCGTCGCAACCGGCATCAGCGTCATTGAGATCGCGTGCTGGGATATTGTCGGTAAAGCACTGAATCAGCCGGTCTATCGCTTGCTTGGTGGTGCTTGTCGTGATAAAATCAAGGCGTATGCAAACGGCTGGTATCGTGTTGAGCGCACAACTGAAGAGTTTCATGCTGCTGCCAAAAGGGTGATTGAAAAAGGCTACCGAGCACTCAAATTTGATCCCTTCGGTGCTGGTTATTATGAGCTTTCTTATGAAGAGAAGTTAAAATCTGTTGCCCTCGTTGAAGCAGTACGTGACGCTGTCGGACCGGATGTCGAAATTCTCGTTGAGATGCACGGTAGATTTAGTCCGTATATGGCGATTGAGATCGCCGCCGAATTGGAAAAATTCCAACCGAGTTGGGTTGAAGAACCTGTGCCTCCCGATAACATCGCTGCGCTCGCAAAAGCAGCCGACCATATTAACCTCCCTGTCGCCACAGGTGAGCGACTCCACAATAAGTATGAATACCGTGAGTTGATTAACTTACAAGCAGCAGATATCCTGCAACCCGATATTACGCAAACAGGCGGCTTTTTGGAGACGAAGAAAATCGCAGCGATGGGGGATATGTGTTATATGACGGTCGCACCGCACAATGTCGGTGGCCCCGTTTCTACCGCGATTGCCTTGCATTTCGCTACATGCACCACAAACTTCAAAATTCAGGAACACTTCAATGATTTCTCAGAAGCGTGGGTTAAAGAGGCTGCCACTGGGTGTCCCGAAGTCATTGACGGTTATTTCAGTCTGCCAAATGGACCGGGACTCGGTATGACGTTGAATGAGGAGCTTATCGCCGAACACCCTTATCGTGAAGGTTCGTTCAATCTCTGGGAAGATGACTGGCACAAGCGCGAGTATTAGTCAGAACTGTGATTGAGAGATTTGTGTAGGGAACTTGAATTTCGGAAGCATTGTATGGTATCCTTTCAAATAGGAACATTGAAAACAAAAAACATGACCTCGCAATACTTTTGAAATATTCCCTGATTCAGCAGTTCTGAGGAGAAAGAACATGAGACATACAACAACAATCGAACTCGTAAACCTGTCAGACCTCAATTTAGCAGATAATGGTGTTATCACTCCCGAGGAGGTCCGCCGTGTCACTGTTGAAGATGCCCTCGTGGATACGGGGGCAACGCGGCTCTGCTTACCGAAACCCATCATTGAACAGCTCGGTTTAACACCCTTCGGCAATGCAAAGGCGAGAACCGCGGCTGGCATCGTGGACCGGATCATTTATTCAACGGTTGAATTCACTGTATTGGAGCGGAAGGGAACACTTCCAGTAACAGATCTGCCGGAAGGTGCCCCGGTTCTTGTTGGACACATGGTTTTAGAACAATTGGACCTCTGCTTAGATATTAGGAAAGGATTAACCTATAATCCAGACCACGATAACGACTGGATTGAAGAGGCGTGGTAAAAATATTATGAGTTTTCACTATCAAGACGGGTACCTCTACTGCGAAGAATTGAAGGTTAAAGACATTCAAGAGCAGGTGCCCTACAGTCCATTTTACCTCTACAGTCTCGCACAACTTGAGACGAACTACACCGCATATCAGAAAGCACTTGACGGACTCGACTCGATTATCGGCTATGCGATTAAGGCAAACAATAACCTCGCCCTGCTTAAACGCCTCAGCGCGCTCGGCAGTGGTGCAGTCCTCGTCAGTGGGAACGAATTGCAGATGTCGCTCGCGGCAGGGTTCGACCTAAAACGAACCATCCTAAACGGCAACGGAAAAACGCTTGAGGAACTCAGCCTCGCTGTTGAACACGGCGTACTCATTAACATCGACAGCGAATTTGATTTGGCACACATCCAGCAGACAGCAAAAGATCTTGACACGCCAGCGAATGTGCTTATCCGCATCAATCCAGATGTGGATCCACAGGTGCATCCGTATGTCTCCACTGGCATGAAAAATTCCAAGTTTGGCATCCGCAATGAGCGGCTTAATTGGTTTCTAAGCGAAATCCGCAAGGACAATCTGCTAAATTTGGTGGGTGTTCACTGCCATTTGGGTTCGACAATTAAGAAGATCCAAATCTTCCGAGATGCCACTGAAATCATGATCGCCTTCATGCGTGCGATTCAAGCCGAGGGCTTCTCTCCACGTTATCTCAATATCGGTGGTGGATTGGGCATCGACTATGAACGCACTGGCGAGGAGATTCCGACACCTTCCGATCTCATTGATTCCATCCGCGACCTGCTGCCTGAGAACATCACACTCATTATTGAACCGGGGCGTTCTCTTGTCGGTAATGCCTCCGTGTTTGTCAACCGTGTTACGGGTGTAAAAACCAACGGTAACAAGCATTTCATCGTCACTGATGGCAGTATGTCCGAACTGATCCGACCAAGTCTCTATGATACCTATCAGCATATCCAGTTTATTGAACCGATTGATGGGGCAGTTGAAACTTACGATGTTGTCGGTCCCGTCTGTGAATCCGCAGATTTCTTGGGTAAAGAACGTGCGCTTCCTACACCGCATGAGGGTGCTGGACTTGTCGTTTGCGATTCGGGTGCCTATTGCCACGCGATGAGCTCCAATTACAATCTGAAGATGCGTCCCCCTGAATATCTCGTTGACGGTGATAGTTTCACCTGTATCCGTCGTGTTGAGACCCTTGACGATTATCTGCGTCTTTTCGACGTGTGTTAGTCTTTAGTCGTGGGTAGTTGATGACTTTGGACTTGCGAAAACATAAGTTAATGCGTTACAATAGGATATGGATCAAGAGATAACAACCCCAAGAAACGTTCAGTGGATTGGTGATTCAAAAGAGAAGTGAAGAAAGGATTATGAGCAGGAACATTAAGGTTGAAGAAGGCAGCGGAAATATTTTCAAGGATTTGGGTTTTTCTGATGATGTTTCAGAGAAAGAACTCCTAAAAGCGCAGTTGGGAGCTGAGATTTTCCGCATTCTGAAGGACCGTAAGTTAACTCAGGTCGAGGCGGCGAAACTACTTGGCATTAAAGACGTTGAAGTTTCTCGTCTTAAAGCCGCTAAACTTTCTGACTACAGCGTTGAGCGATTGATGCGGTTTCTTAATCAGTTGAATCGCGATATTGAGATTCGGATTATTCCTTCAGAAGATAGAGAAGGATAGCAGCGGGTGGTTGCTGTTTAGCTCAGGGTATGCTTCAATCATGGCAAGGCATAGATATTGCTTCCCATCTCCAGCCGGTTGTGGTAGGGACGTGCCTTGCGACACGCTGGCGTTCCCTACCAGCAATGCATTAGATAGTATCGCATGCTCTTATACCATTTCTGAAAGTAAATATTACATTTACGACTTTTCTGAAAGGATATGCAATAGGCACAAACTAAAAGTTTATGCTACATGCATCTTGAAAAGCATTAATTAGAGATGGTATTACAAGCGTTCTTCTAAAAACGCAATCCCCGCTTCTAAATCAATCTCATGTTCACCCTGAAAATGATCTAGTATCAACCGATCGCCTTGCCCTGATGCCGCGTAGATTTTCTCTACCTGTTTGAATGCTTGTAGCGCATCTTCCTCAATAAAACACATATCGTCGGAACCGATCTGCACCATACACGCCCTCGGTGCTATCAATCCCGCTACTTCCGCGATGTCCCCTGCTTTTCTCAGTCCGAACATAAATTGTGAACCACACGTATTCCCACGCCCGCGGTCATTCAATGCGTCCGTCAATGTGCTAAGGTAACAAACGATAACAGCCGCTTTCACGCGTTGGTCTACGGCAGAAATATAAGTCGTCATCGTGCCACCGAACGAACACCCCATGCATCCCAAGCGACGACTATCGACTTCAGGACGCGATTGGAGATAGTCCAAACAGCGTTTCCCATCTGAGACATTGAGTTGCAGCAGTTGATAGCCGAAGTAACCGAATGCAAGATAGGCGACGTTGCAACCATCGCGACCCGGGCGACGGACCCACTCATCCCGATCCTTCCGTTCGCCGAAGCATCGCCAATCTGGTGCGATTGTAACGAAACCTCGCTTCGCCAATTCTACAGCATACTGTTTCTGATAATCCTCTACAATGCCGACTGCGCCATCTTTACCGATCCCGTGTCCATGTGCGCATAAGACTGCTGGTGCCGGGTTTTCTGCACTTGCACCTTCCGGGATTAAGACGTACGCTGGAATCGAAGAAAATGGATCTGGATTGAAGATAATCTTTTCCCGTGTGTAGCCGTCATACTGTGTCTGTTCCAAAGTTTCAACTTCCAACGGTATCGCTTCTGGCGAGGGGCCCAGGTCTTTAGCGAGATTACGTCGAAATCTCTTTCGCCACTCTTGCCATTCCGTTTTTGTCGTCCCATTGAAATGGAGGGGTGGTGTTGCTTTCAAAAGTTGTTCCGTGCTTTGCTCAGCTGTCAAAAAACGTTGTACTGCCATCATCTATGCCTCCTATAGTTTTCTGTTTCA
Coding sequences:
- the lysA gene encoding diaminopimelate decarboxylase, yielding MSFHYQDGYLYCEELKVKDIQEQVPYSPFYLYSLAQLETNYTAYQKALDGLDSIIGYAIKANNNLALLKRLSALGSGAVLVSGNELQMSLAAGFDLKRTILNGNGKTLEELSLAVEHGVLINIDSEFDLAHIQQTAKDLDTPANVLIRINPDVDPQVHPYVSTGMKNSKFGIRNERLNWFLSEIRKDNLLNLVGVHCHLGSTIKKIQIFRDATEIMIAFMRAIQAEGFSPRYLNIGGGLGIDYERTGEEIPTPSDLIDSIRDLLPENITLIIEPGRSLVGNASVFVNRVTGVKTNGNKHFIVTDGSMSELIRPSLYDTYQHIQFIEPIDGAVETYDVVGPVCESADFLGKERALPTPHEGAGLVVCDSGAYCHAMSSNYNLKMRPPEYLVDGDSFTCIRRVETLDDYLRLFDVC
- a CDS encoding mandelate racemase/muconate lactonizing enzyme family protein yields the protein MKITDVKTLVMGTSWRNLTFVKVETDEGLTGISEVRMNNRTDALVAYIDGAKKRHVIGSDPFNTEDLYQRLFRDDYGRAGEIVATGISVIEIACWDIVGKALNQPVYRLLGGACRDKIKAYANGWYRVERTTEEFHAAAKRVIEKGYRALKFDPFGAGYYELSYEEKLKSVALVEAVRDAVGPDVEILVEMHGRFSPYMAIEIAAELEKFQPSWVEEPVPPDNIAALAKAADHINLPVATGERLHNKYEYRELINLQAADILQPDITQTGGFLETKKIAAMGDMCYMTVAPHNVGGPVSTAIALHFATCTTNFKIQEHFNDFSEAWVKEAATGCPEVIDGYFSLPNGPGLGMTLNEELIAEHPYREGSFNLWEDDWHKREY
- a CDS encoding aspartyl protease encodes the protein MRHTTTIELVNLSDLNLADNGVITPEEVRRVTVEDALVDTGATRLCLPKPIIEQLGLTPFGNAKARTAAGIVDRIIYSTVEFTVLERKGTLPVTDLPEGAPVLVGHMVLEQLDLCLDIRKGLTYNPDHDNDWIEEAW
- a CDS encoding helix-turn-helix transcriptional regulator is translated as MSRNIKVEEGSGNIFKDLGFSDDVSEKELLKAQLGAEIFRILKDRKLTQVEAAKLLGIKDVEVSRLKAAKLSDYSVERLMRFLNQLNRDIEIRIIPSEDREG
- a CDS encoding sulfatase-like hydrolase/transferase, with protein sequence MPQTDANQPNVIVFFTDQQRWDTSGLHGNPLDLTPNFDQMAQRGTHVHRSFTCQPVCGPARSCLQTGLYATRTGCFRNGIPLSPNLKTLAHHFGEAGYATGYIGKWHLYSGGTGPGPVPAEHRGGYDYWLASNVLEFTSDAYQTTLYGNDNQPVDLPGYRVDALTDAVIRYVDRHQNEPFYLFTSYIEPHHQNHLDDYPPPDGYRERYAGKWIPPDLAALGGSTHQHLGGYYGMVKRLDEALGRLLDALKSLHLLDNTIILFTSDHGCHFKTRNGEYKRSCHESSIRVPTAFHGVEFIGGGQIQELVSLVDLPPTLLDAAGLEVPSEMQGRSILPLVRGETDDWPEEVFVQISEAQVGRAVRTQRWKYGVDAPNKNGGSDAGSDRYVEQYLYDLQADPYELRNLVGLQSHEPVTAVMRERLIRRMLEAGEEAPTVEPAPTQRSGQRSVSEAEANS
- a CDS encoding dienelactone hydrolase family protein, producing MMAVQRFLTAEQSTEQLLKATPPLHFNGTTKTEWQEWRKRFRRNLAKDLGPSPEAIPLEVETLEQTQYDGYTREKIIFNPDPFSSIPAYVLIPEGASAENPAPAVLCAHGHGIGKDGAVGIVEDYQKQYAVELAKRGFVTIAPDWRCFGERKDRDEWVRRPGRDGCNVAYLAFGYFGYQLLQLNVSDGKRCLDYLQSRPEVDSRRLGCMGCSFGGTMTTYISAVDQRVKAAVIVCYLSTLTDALNDRGRGNTCGSQFMFGLRKAGDIAEVAGLIAPRACMVQIGSDDMCFIEEDALQAFKQVEKIYAASGQGDRLILDHFQGEHEIDLEAGIAFLEERL